In Nostoc sp. CENA543, a single genomic region encodes these proteins:
- a CDS encoding DUF2231 domain-containing protein, translating to METRETTSTTSSASTPFPNIPPVIESDDREYRDTGVPSTVAIAGHPLHPLSVIFPIAFLALALGTDFGYWLTRDFFWARASFWLIGLGLASGVIAAIIGLSDFLQIERVRKRQAGWAHLILNVSLLALSAVNFLLRLGDIDGRILPWGLIISLIVGTLTSISGWFGAELSYRHKIGVVGAGSRRYP from the coding sequence ATGGAAACCAGAGAAACCACTTCTACAACTTCATCGGCTTCTACACCATTTCCCAATATTCCCCCAGTCATCGAAAGTGACGATCGCGAATATCGTGATACAGGTGTACCAAGTACAGTTGCGATCGCGGGACACCCTCTACATCCTCTGAGTGTGATTTTTCCCATCGCCTTTTTAGCCCTAGCTTTAGGAACTGATTTCGGCTATTGGCTAACTCGTGATTTCTTTTGGGCGAGGGCTTCTTTTTGGTTAATTGGCTTGGGGTTAGCTAGCGGTGTAATCGCAGCTATTATTGGTTTAAGCGACTTTTTGCAAATTGAACGCGTCCGTAAACGTCAAGCAGGTTGGGCGCATTTGATTCTTAATGTTTCGCTTCTAGCCTTAAGTGCAGTTAATTTCCTCTTACGATTAGGGGATATTGATGGCAGAATCTTACCTTGGGGACTAATAATTTCTCTAATTGTTGGTACTCTTACTAGTATTTCCGGTTGGTTTGGTGCAGAACTTTCCTATCGCCACAAAATCGGTGTAGTTGGTGCTGGTAGTAGAAGATATCCATAA
- a CDS encoding DUF2993 domain-containing protein, with the protein MVEGSGIGEQALNKAAEIGLSSQLDEVENLDVNIKTDPLKLIQGEVESVNIAGEGLVMQKDLRMEVMEMEIKSVAINPLSAAFGKIELTKPTAGKARVVLTEVDINRAFNSDYVREQIQSQKININNSLQTIEPQTVEFRLPGEGKVALNASILLVENGETHQVAFTAVPRVNANGTTVSLENVTYGEGEEISPELTQALIAQTSEILNLSNFDLEGMSLRVKQLEVDTGKLTLQAEADVEQIPFAEN; encoded by the coding sequence ATGGTAGAGGGTTCTGGGATAGGAGAGCAGGCTTTAAATAAAGCAGCAGAAATTGGTTTATCTAGCCAATTAGATGAAGTAGAAAATTTAGATGTAAATATTAAAACTGACCCCTTAAAGCTCATACAAGGCGAGGTAGAATCTGTCAATATTGCAGGTGAAGGTTTAGTCATGCAAAAAGACCTGCGAATGGAGGTCATGGAAATGGAAATTAAAAGCGTGGCTATTAATCCTTTAAGCGCAGCTTTTGGCAAAATTGAACTGACAAAACCCACAGCAGGTAAGGCGAGGGTGGTATTAACAGAAGTAGATATCAACCGCGCTTTTAACTCTGATTATGTTCGTGAGCAGATTCAAAGTCAGAAAATAAATATCAATAACAGCCTTCAGACTATTGAACCTCAAACGGTGGAATTCCGCCTCCCAGGTGAAGGGAAGGTGGCACTTAATGCCAGCATTTTATTAGTAGAAAATGGCGAAACTCACCAAGTCGCATTTACAGCCGTACCGCGTGTTAATGCTAATGGTACAACTGTAAGTCTAGAGAATGTCACCTATGGGGAAGGTGAAGAAATTTCACCAGAATTAACTCAAGCTTTGATCGCACAAACTAGCGAAATTTTGAACTTGAGTAACTTTGATTTAGAAGGCATGAGTTTGCGAGTTAAACAACTAGAAGTAGACACAGGTAAATTGACTTTGCAAGCTGAAGCGGACGTAGAACAAATTCCCTTTGCAGAAAACTAG
- a CDS encoding hemerythrin domain-containing protein: MVSTLDDTKRNAIAAKLADMKLIQQLLIDNEQLFLRESTDNEISDRFRTMLDDDRKNLGILETVNVQYGIQQEPRNTVSEMVDKLRQLMQGSKLSFYEKVFQHELLKHQQVMSGLLIHKAAQKVGADVMAAIGPLNTVNFENRAHQEQLKGVLEILGVRELTGQEVDQGIWGRVQDAMAALTGAVGSAVTQGSDKQDMNIQDVLRLDHNKVNILFTEIQQSNDAQKIQEYFGQIYKDLTAHAEAEEEVVYPRVRAFYGESDTQELYDEQAEMKRMLEQIKALSPSSSEFKDRVRQLADIVMDHVRQEENTMFAAIRNNLSSDQSEQLATQFKAAKAKIQERLGGQTSRAGV; encoded by the coding sequence ATGGTATCAACTTTAGATGATACAAAACGTAATGCTATAGCTGCTAAATTGGCAGACATGAAATTAATTCAACAATTGCTCATCGATAATGAGCAATTATTTTTGAGAGAATCTACTGATAACGAAATCAGCGATCGCTTCCGCACTATGCTAGATGACGATCGCAAAAATTTGGGGATTCTAGAAACTGTAAATGTGCAGTATGGTATCCAACAAGAGCCACGCAACACAGTTAGCGAAATGGTAGACAAGCTGCGCCAATTAATGCAAGGCTCTAAATTAAGCTTCTACGAAAAAGTATTCCAACATGAATTGTTGAAACACCAACAAGTCATGAGTGGTTTACTAATTCACAAAGCAGCACAAAAAGTTGGTGCGGATGTCATGGCTGCAATTGGGCCTCTGAACACCGTTAACTTTGAAAACCGCGCTCACCAAGAACAACTCAAAGGTGTTTTAGAAATTCTAGGAGTGCGTGAACTCACCGGACAAGAAGTTGATCAAGGTATTTGGGGACGCGTCCAAGATGCGATGGCGGCTTTAACCGGTGCTGTAGGTAGTGCTGTTACCCAAGGTTCTGATAAACAGGATATGAATATCCAGGATGTCTTACGTTTAGACCACAATAAAGTTAATATCCTGTTCACCGAAATCCAACAAAGCAACGACGCTCAAAAGATTCAAGAGTATTTTGGGCAAATTTACAAGGATTTAACTGCTCACGCTGAAGCTGAAGAAGAAGTTGTATATCCCAGAGTCCGTGCCTTCTACGGTGAAAGCGATACTCAAGAACTGTATGATGAGCAAGCAGAAATGAAGCGGATGTTAGAGCAAATCAAAGCTCTGAGTCCCTCTAGCTCGGAATTTAAAGATAGAGTTAGACAGTTAGCAGACATCGTGATGGATCACGTTCGTCAAGAAGAAAACACCATGTTTGCAGCTATTCGTAACAATCTCAGTTCTGACCAAAGTGAGCAGTTAGCGACACAATTTAAAGCTGCTAAAGCCAAAATTCAAGAAAGATTAGGTGGTCAAACCAGTCGTGCAGGTGTTTAA
- the metK gene encoding methionine adenosyltransferase, with translation MKKDFMFTSESVTEGHPDKLCDQISDAIVDRFLQQDPYSRVITECAVATGIVFLAARFEPNANVDFTNIARQVIDQVGYTHKEFNGKTCSVLTSLTELPPDQYHLFDEHKLSDEEIEKITVTSQATVFGFACNQTPTLMPLPIWLAHKLARKMTEVRNKNILDYLTPDGKTQVGVEYKNRRPYRIHSITVIASQNKRSKPDIQQLRDDIRENVIVPVFEQEDIKPDANTRIFINPDGAFITGGPAVHSGLTGRKNAIDTYGEYSKHSGSALSGKDPIRIDRVGAYAARYAAKNVVAANLADECEVQLSYSIGLSRPVSVQVETFGTGKISDDEITTLLEQYFDFRLAGILKQFNLRHLPSLMKGGFYRKLAAYGHVGRDDLDLPWEKVDKVQFF, from the coding sequence ATGAAAAAAGATTTCATGTTTACGTCAGAATCAGTGACCGAGGGGCATCCTGATAAACTGTGTGATCAAATTAGCGATGCGATCGTAGATCGTTTTTTACAACAAGACCCTTATTCCAGAGTCATTACAGAATGCGCTGTGGCTACAGGAATTGTGTTTTTGGCTGCTAGATTTGAACCAAATGCGAATGTAGATTTTACTAATATAGCCAGACAAGTTATTGATCAAGTCGGTTATACCCACAAGGAATTTAACGGTAAAACCTGTAGTGTTTTGACGAGTTTAACTGAATTACCACCTGACCAATATCACTTATTTGATGAACATAAATTATCAGATGAAGAGATAGAAAAAATTACTGTCACTAGCCAAGCCACAGTGTTTGGTTTTGCTTGTAATCAAACACCAACACTCATGCCTTTACCTATATGGTTAGCCCATAAACTAGCCAGGAAAATGACTGAAGTGAGAAATAAAAATATCTTAGATTATCTCACTCCTGATGGTAAAACCCAAGTGGGAGTCGAATATAAAAATCGTCGTCCCTACAGAATTCATAGTATTACAGTTATTGCCAGTCAAAATAAACGTAGTAAACCTGATATTCAACAATTACGAGATGATATTCGAGAAAATGTCATCGTGCCGGTTTTTGAACAGGAAGATATTAAACCCGATGCAAACACCAGAATTTTTATTAACCCCGACGGTGCATTTATCACTGGTGGCCCGGCGGTACATTCTGGTTTAACAGGTAGAAAAAACGCGATCGATACCTATGGTGAATATTCTAAACATAGCGGTTCTGCATTAAGTGGTAAAGACCCCATTAGAATCGATAGAGTGGGAGCTTATGCAGCGCGTTATGCTGCTAAAAATGTAGTCGCGGCGAATTTAGCTGATGAATGTGAAGTACAACTGAGTTATTCTATTGGGCTTTCTCGTCCTGTGAGTGTGCAAGTAGAAACTTTTGGTACTGGTAAGATATCTGATGATGAAATTACGACTTTATTAGAACAGTATTTTGATTTCCGGTTAGCAGGTATTCTGAAACAGTTTAATTTAAGACATTTACCGTCTTTGATGAAAGGTGGATTTTATCGCAAGTTAGCAGCTTATGGTCATGTAGGTAGAGATGATCTAGATTTACCTTGGGAGAAGGTGGATAAGGTTCAGTTTTTTTAG
- a CDS encoding cation-translocating P-type ATPase gives MVKAIHTKVKGRARYKITELKKLPKLKIYLEQQLVKNPAIFQAHANILTSNLLVIFQRDYQYQQIQELIEKIIKNFLENQPKIDFKSLIQSPSKITKSDTNIQAQEVENWHLMPTSKVLQTFKTSPESGLSSASAAHNLSKYGANVLAETELRSNLSIILQQFQSLPVALLGVAAGVSIFTGGLVDAVVILGVVGLNAIIGYVTESQSERIINSLKHHQQTSAWVLRDSQPKEIPIEDVVVGDILILKPGNYVAADSRLLTTDSLSIDESALTGESIPVNKDTAYLMGEDVPLGDRINMAYKGTYITGGQGLAAVVATGKYTEMGKIQQLVGEAQATETPLARQLDEVGGQLVLISMGICGLVFGMGVWRGYGLVQMLKSSISLAVAAVPEGLPTIATTTLALGILEMRRNKVLVRSLAAVEALGSVQTICMDKTGTITENKMSVVEIHANSRQIQVTDGDFVDGADQINPYADDELLKLIHVSVLCNESEVSKSIDGEYTVTGSATENALIYMAIAAGVDAIALREKYPLLQTNLRSENRNLMSTIHQTHNQHKFVAVKGSPVEVAQLCQYQVKDGQLLDLDDEARRQIEIENDRMAGKALRVLGIAYSHLDEYHNGNGNNHEFNLTWLGLVGMADPIRKGAKALIADFHQAGIDTVMITGDQSPTAYAIAKELELNRDPQLEILDSTNINNLTPEALTALSDKVDVFARISPSNKLQIVQALQGAGKVVAMTGDGINDAPALKAAQVGVAMGKGGTDVAREVADIVLEDDRLETMIIAVSRGRTIYNNIRKSVHFLLSTNLSEIMVMTTATAVGIGEPLNAIQLLWLNLVTDIFPGLSLALEAPEPEVLNQPPRNPDEPIIKNSDLGRIAFESAIISASTLAAYGYSLARYGMTPQASTIAFMSLTSAQLLHTISSRSETHSIFSKEKLPTNPYLNVAIAGSFGIQILAIAIPPLRNLLRITPISLVDSAVIGASAVLPLLVNESTKGVKELATRRNILSR, from the coding sequence GTGGTAAAAGCTATACACACCAAAGTTAAAGGAAGAGCCAGATATAAAATAACAGAACTGAAGAAGTTACCAAAATTAAAGATATATTTAGAGCAGCAATTAGTCAAAAATCCGGCTATATTCCAAGCTCATGCCAATATATTAACAAGTAATTTGTTGGTAATATTTCAACGAGATTATCAGTATCAACAAATACAAGAATTAATCGAGAAAATCATCAAAAACTTTCTAGAGAATCAACCAAAAATTGATTTTAAAAGCCTCATTCAATCTCCAAGTAAAATTACTAAATCAGATACCAATATCCAAGCCCAAGAAGTAGAAAACTGGCATTTAATGCCCACTAGTAAAGTTCTCCAGACCTTCAAAACTTCCCCAGAATCAGGACTATCCAGCGCATCTGCTGCCCATAACTTGAGTAAATATGGTGCAAATGTTTTAGCAGAAACAGAATTGCGGTCTAATTTGAGCATCATTTTGCAACAGTTTCAATCTTTACCCGTGGCTTTGTTGGGTGTGGCGGCGGGAGTCTCCATATTTACGGGGGGATTGGTGGATGCTGTGGTGATTTTGGGTGTGGTGGGTTTAAATGCCATCATTGGTTATGTGACAGAAAGCCAGTCGGAAAGAATTATTAATTCCCTCAAACATCATCAGCAAACATCGGCTTGGGTATTAAGAGACAGTCAGCCAAAAGAAATACCCATTGAAGATGTAGTGGTGGGAGATATTTTGATTCTCAAACCAGGAAATTATGTAGCGGCGGATTCTCGATTGCTGACAACTGATAGCTTGAGTATTGATGAATCGGCTTTGACGGGTGAGAGTATCCCCGTTAATAAAGATACAGCCTATTTAATGGGTGAGGATGTACCATTAGGCGATCGCATCAATATGGCCTACAAAGGTACTTATATCACCGGTGGTCAAGGATTGGCGGCGGTGGTGGCGACCGGCAAATATACAGAAATGGGCAAAATTCAACAGTTAGTAGGAGAAGCCCAAGCCACGGAAACCCCCTTAGCTAGACAACTCGATGAAGTCGGCGGACAACTGGTGTTAATTAGTATGGGGATTTGCGGCCTCGTCTTTGGGATGGGTGTCTGGCGGGGATACGGTTTAGTACAGATGCTTAAATCCTCCATTTCTCTAGCTGTGGCTGCTGTTCCCGAAGGTTTACCCACCATTGCTACCACCACCTTAGCTTTAGGCATCCTAGAGATGCGGAGGAATAAAGTTTTGGTGCGGAGTTTGGCGGCGGTTGAGGCTTTAGGTTCAGTGCAGACAATTTGCATGGATAAAACCGGCACAATTACCGAAAACAAAATGTCTGTGGTAGAAATTCACGCCAATTCCCGCCAAATTCAAGTGACAGACGGGGATTTTGTGGATGGTGCAGACCAAATTAACCCTTATGCTGACGATGAACTATTAAAGCTGATTCACGTATCGGTGTTATGTAACGAAAGTGAAGTTAGCAAATCAATTGATGGTGAATATACGGTTACAGGTTCAGCCACAGAAAACGCCCTAATTTACATGGCCATTGCGGCGGGAGTTGATGCGATCGCCCTCCGAGAAAAGTATCCTCTGCTACAAACTAATTTGCGTTCAGAAAACCGTAATCTGATGAGTACCATTCACCAGACTCATAATCAACACAAGTTTGTGGCGGTGAAAGGTAGCCCTGTAGAAGTCGCACAGCTATGTCAATATCAAGTCAAAGATGGTCAACTCTTAGATTTAGACGACGAAGCCAGACGACAAATCGAAATTGAAAACGATCGCATGGCTGGTAAAGCATTACGAGTATTAGGTATAGCCTACAGCCATCTAGATGAATATCACAACGGCAACGGTAACAACCATGAATTTAATCTAACTTGGTTGGGTTTAGTAGGGATGGCAGATCCCATTAGAAAAGGTGCCAAAGCCTTAATTGCAGACTTCCATCAAGCCGGAATCGACACCGTAATGATTACTGGTGATCAAAGTCCCACAGCCTATGCGATCGCTAAAGAATTAGAATTAAATCGTGACCCCCAATTAGAAATTCTCGACTCCACCAACATCAATAACCTCACCCCCGAAGCCTTAACCGCTCTCAGCGATAAAGTAGACGTATTTGCCAGAATTAGTCCCAGCAATAAACTGCAAATCGTCCAAGCCTTGCAAGGTGCAGGAAAAGTGGTAGCGATGACAGGGGACGGAATTAACGACGCACCAGCTTTAAAAGCTGCCCAAGTAGGTGTAGCAATGGGTAAAGGCGGTACAGATGTAGCGCGTGAGGTTGCAGATATCGTCTTAGAAGACGATAGACTCGAAACCATGATTATCGCCGTCAGTCGGGGAAGGACAATTTACAACAACATTCGTAAATCAGTGCATTTCCTCCTGTCTACCAACCTCAGCGAAATTATGGTGATGACTACCGCCACCGCCGTCGGCATAGGTGAACCCCTAAACGCCATACAATTGTTGTGGTTAAACTTAGTCACAGACATTTTCCCTGGATTATCCTTAGCTTTAGAAGCACCAGAACCAGAAGTATTAAACCAACCACCCCGCAACCCCGACGAACCCATCATTAAAAATTCCGACTTGGGGCGAATTGCGTTTGAGTCAGCCATCATTTCTGCTAGTACCCTCGCCGCCTACGGCTACAGCCTCGCGAGATATGGAATGACACCCCAAGCGAGTACCATCGCCTTTATGAGTTTGACATCAGCCCAACTCCTACATACAATCAGCAGCCGTTCCGAAACCCACAGCATTTTCAGCAAAGAAAAATTACCCACCAATCCCTATTTAAATGTTGCCATTGCAGGCTCATTCGGCATTCAAATTTTAGCGATCGCCATTCCCCCACTGAGAAATCTGTTGAGAATCACCCCGATTAGCTTAGTGGATAGTGCTGTCATCGGTGCTAGTGCCGTATTGCCTTTATTAGTAAATGAAAGCACAAAAGGAGTTAAAGAACTGGCAACTCGGAGAAATATACTATCACGTTGA
- a CDS encoding putative bifunctional diguanylate cyclase/phosphodiesterase — protein MNSKLYLYSFLAQFRLLKKSYTAKIFLVAFLGTHVPLLTLIVSFVTSNSYSWEMAVQVLLTALVATLVGTVTTLYTLRYLLAPVIATSAALQEYLQSQKLPKLPTKFTDEVGTLMADTSQTLYKLDELIHQITYYDNLTGLPNRDLFSDRLYNYVSNSHNQQQLVAVLVLGIDDFVDISHGLEPETLNLLLRAVAQRLTSHQEKTDILAFLGQDEFAIARTDLISFEGVVKLSELLVAIVGKPFSINGQQIHITASIGITINSVGEQANVEQLLQQAHMALYQAKQQGRGQHKFYSPQLNAQLQERLALENDLHEALERGEMIVYYQPLVDLRTKEITALEALVRWQHPTRGLVSPGQFIPIAENNGLIVPIGEWVLRTACAQNRTWQLAGIPPIRISVNLSARQFEQPNLVEVVRQTLAQTGLSATYLELEVTESFLMGNVQQSIKTLKQLRELGVWIALDDFGTGYSSLNYLKSFPVHMLKIDRSFVQDVTVNPESAAVTNAVIALAQSLQLKITAEGVETQEQLNYLQTQGCQEAQGYYFGIPSPAEKITDILKANCPQMAA, from the coding sequence ATGAACTCGAAACTTTATTTATATTCCTTCCTCGCCCAATTTCGATTACTGAAGAAAAGTTACACAGCAAAGATATTTTTAGTAGCCTTTTTAGGTACTCATGTCCCATTACTGACTTTAATCGTCAGTTTTGTAACTTCTAATTCTTATTCTTGGGAAATGGCGGTGCAAGTGCTGCTGACTGCACTGGTGGCTACATTAGTAGGTACAGTTACTACCTTATATACACTGCGGTATCTGCTAGCTCCTGTGATTGCGACATCTGCCGCTTTGCAAGAATATTTACAATCCCAAAAATTACCCAAACTGCCAACAAAATTCACCGATGAAGTGGGGACATTAATGGCAGATACCTCACAAACACTATATAAGTTAGATGAATTAATTCATCAAATTACCTACTATGACAATCTCACTGGATTACCGAATCGCGATTTATTTAGCGATCGCCTCTACAATTATGTATCCAACTCCCACAATCAGCAGCAACTCGTAGCTGTTCTAGTGTTGGGAATTGATGATTTTGTCGATATTAGTCATGGGTTAGAACCTGAGACATTAAACTTGCTCTTAAGAGCAGTAGCGCAGCGTTTAACCAGTCATCAAGAGAAGACAGACATTCTGGCTTTTTTGGGTCAAGATGAATTTGCGATCGCTCGCACGGATTTAATTTCCTTTGAGGGTGTGGTTAAACTGTCTGAGCTATTAGTGGCGATTGTAGGCAAACCCTTTAGCATCAATGGTCAACAAATTCACATCACCGCTAGTATCGGCATTACAATCAATAGTGTAGGCGAGCAAGCTAATGTAGAACAACTACTACAACAAGCTCACATGGCACTCTACCAAGCAAAACAGCAAGGGCGAGGTCAACATAAATTCTATTCTCCACAACTTAATGCTCAGTTACAAGAGCGATTAGCCTTGGAAAATGACCTACATGAAGCTTTAGAACGGGGTGAAATGATAGTTTATTATCAACCGTTGGTTGATTTACGTACCAAGGAAATCACCGCATTAGAAGCCTTAGTCCGTTGGCAGCATCCCACACGCGGTTTAGTTTCTCCTGGCCAATTTATTCCCATTGCGGAAAATAATGGCTTGATTGTTCCTATTGGTGAGTGGGTTTTGCGAACCGCCTGCGCTCAAAATCGTACTTGGCAACTAGCAGGAATCCCACCAATTCGCATCTCAGTCAATCTCTCTGCCCGACAATTTGAACAACCGAATTTAGTCGAGGTTGTCAGACAAACTTTAGCTCAAACAGGATTGTCAGCCACATATTTAGAATTGGAAGTAACAGAAAGCTTTTTGATGGGGAATGTTCAGCAGTCTATTAAAACCCTCAAACAACTGCGAGAACTAGGCGTATGGATAGCTTTGGATGACTTTGGCACTGGTTATTCTTCCCTGAATTATTTGAAGTCTTTCCCAGTCCATATGTTGAAAATTGATCGCTCATTCGTACAGGATGTTACCGTTAATCCTGAAAGTGCCGCCGTTACTAATGCTGTCATTGCTCTAGCTCAAAGCCTGCAACTGAAGATTACAGCCGAAGGTGTGGAAACTCAAGAGCAATTGAACTATTTACAAACACAAGGCTGTCAAGAAGCCCAGGGATATTACTTTGGTATTCCCTCCCCGGCGGAAAAAATCACCGACATTCTCAAGGCTAACTGTCCACAGATGGCTGCGTAG
- a CDS encoding hybrid sensor histidine kinase/response regulator, which translates to MPPKGFILLVDDNPTNLSVLSEALSSEGLNFRVAVDGESAIAQAERNQPELILLDVQMPGINGFETCRRLKANPITKNIPVIFTTALADTESKTKGFFLGAVDYIPKPFAQEEVLARVRVHLRLKQLTESLEQQVRDRTVALQQTQVQLVQQEKLSALGELIAGIAHEMNNPISFITSNLPPLDEYIAAVCEMLELYAQEYTDPTPTITDAIKALDLDFVLEDMPKILNSLKVGAERIQNLSNSLRTFSRSDSDNKAPGNLHQGLDSTLMILQHRLKDNGDRSSIEVIRNYGNLPEVNCFLGQMNQVFMNLIANAIDAIDEAIAEGKISSAIPQITITTTTDAHNMAVICIADNGCGIPESAQQRLFEPLFTTKPVGKGTGLGLSIAHQIVVEKHKGKLEVNSQPGIGTEFKIAIPISS; encoded by the coding sequence ATGCCACCTAAGGGATTTATATTACTTGTAGATGATAATCCTACAAATTTATCTGTTTTATCGGAAGCACTCAGTAGCGAGGGGTTAAATTTTCGGGTTGCGGTTGATGGTGAAAGTGCGATCGCGCAAGCAGAACGCAATCAACCAGAGCTAATTTTACTAGATGTACAAATGCCGGGAATTAATGGCTTTGAAACTTGTCGTCGGCTCAAAGCTAATCCGATCACCAAAAATATTCCTGTAATTTTTACCACAGCTTTAGCAGATACAGAGAGTAAAACTAAGGGCTTCTTTCTGGGTGCAGTGGATTACATACCCAAACCCTTCGCCCAAGAAGAAGTTCTGGCTAGAGTACGTGTGCATTTACGACTCAAACAACTAACGGAATCTTTAGAGCAACAAGTGCGCGATCGCACTGTGGCTTTACAGCAAACCCAAGTGCAGCTAGTGCAGCAAGAAAAGTTATCCGCTTTAGGAGAGTTAATTGCAGGGATAGCTCATGAAATGAACAATCCCATCAGCTTTATTACTAGCAATTTGCCGCCCTTGGATGAGTATATTGCCGCAGTCTGCGAAATGCTCGAACTATATGCCCAAGAGTATACTGACCCTACACCCACAATTACTGATGCCATAAAAGCATTAGATTTAGATTTTGTTTTGGAAGATATGCCCAAAATCTTGAACTCTCTCAAAGTTGGAGCTGAACGCATTCAAAATCTTTCCAATTCACTCCGCACTTTTAGCCGTTCTGATAGTGACAACAAAGCACCTGGAAACTTACACCAAGGGCTAGATAGTACGCTGATGATTTTACAACATCGTCTCAAGGATAATGGCGATCGCTCATCTATTGAAGTCATCAGAAACTATGGCAATTTACCAGAAGTTAACTGTTTTCTCGGTCAGATGAATCAAGTGTTTATGAACCTGATCGCCAATGCTATTGATGCTATTGACGAAGCTATAGCCGAGGGTAAAATCAGCAGTGCCATACCGCAGATTACCATCACCACCACTACAGATGCTCACAATATGGCCGTGATTTGCATTGCAGATAACGGCTGTGGCATTCCTGAATCTGCCCAACAACGATTGTTTGAACCGTTATTTACTACTAAACCCGTAGGTAAAGGTACGGGGCTAGGCTTATCCATAGCACATCAAATTGTTGTGGAGAAACACAAAGGCAAATTAGAAGTCAATTCCCAACCAGGTATAGGAACTGAGTTTAAAATTGCCATTCCTATCTCATCTTGA